The following proteins are co-located in the Citrobacter freundii ATCC 8090 = MTCC 1658 = NBRC 12681 genome:
- a CDS encoding YfhL family 4Fe-4S dicluster ferredoxin produces MALLITKKCINCDMCEPECPNEAISMGDSIYEINSDKCTECVGHYDTPTCQKVCPIPNTILKDPAHVETEEQLWDKFVLMHHADKL; encoded by the coding sequence ATGGCCCTGTTAATCACTAAAAAGTGTATCAATTGCGATATGTGCGAGCCCGAATGCCCGAATGAGGCGATTTCGATGGGTGATAGCATTTACGAGATTAACAGCGACAAGTGTACGGAATGCGTAGGCCATTACGACACGCCAACCTGCCAGAAGGTGTGCCCGATCCCCAATACTATTTTGAAAGATCCGGCACATGTCGAAACAGAAGAGCAGTTGTGGGATAAGTTTGTGCTGATGCACCACGCCGATAAACTTTAA
- the acpS gene encoding holo-ACP synthase, with the protein MAILGLGTDIVEIARIEAVISRSGDRLARRVLSDNEWAIWEAHQQPVRFLAKRFAVKEAAAKAFGTGIRNGLAFNQFEVFNDELGKPRLRLWGEALKLAEKLGVAHMHVTLADERHYACATVIIES; encoded by the coding sequence ATGGCGATTTTGGGATTAGGTACGGATATCGTGGAGATTGCCCGCATCGAAGCGGTAATCTCCCGTTCCGGCGACCGCCTGGCAAGACGTGTGCTCAGCGACAACGAATGGGCAATCTGGGAAGCGCATCAGCAGCCGGTGCGTTTCCTGGCGAAGCGTTTTGCAGTCAAAGAGGCGGCAGCAAAAGCCTTTGGCACGGGTATTCGCAATGGGCTGGCGTTTAATCAGTTTGAAGTCTTTAACGACGAACTCGGTAAGCCGCGTCTGCGATTATGGGGAGAGGCGTTAAAACTGGCGGAAAAACTCGGCGTCGCGCATATGCATGTGACGCTGGCCGATGAGCGTCACTACGCCTGCGCCACGGTGATTATCGAGAGTTAG
- the purL gene encoding phosphoribosylformylglycinamidine synthase encodes MMEILRGSPALSAFRINKLLARFQAANLQVHNIYAEYVHFADLNAPLNEDEHAQLARLLKYGPALQSHAPEGKLLLVTPRPGTISPWSSKATDIAHNCGLHQISRLERGIAWYVEASTLTAEQWQMVADELHDRMMETVFSALNDAEKLFVHHQPAPVSSVDLLGEGRQALIDANLRLGLALAEDEIDYLQDAFTKLGRNPNDIELYMFAQANSEHCRHKIFNADWVIDGKQQPKSLFKMIKNTFETTPDHVLSAYKDNAAVMEGSEVGRYFADHKTGRYDFHQEPAHILMKVETHNHPTAISPWPGAATGSGGEIRDEGATGRGAKPKAGLVGFSVSNLRIPGFEQPWEEDFGKPDRIVTALDIMTEGPLGGAAFNNEFGRPALTGYFRTYEEKVNSHNGEELRGYHKPIMLAGGIGNIRADHVQKGEIVVGAKLIVLGGPAMNIGLGGGAASSMASGQSDADLDFASVQRDNPEMERRCQEVIDRCWQMGDANPILFIHDVGAGGLSNAMPELVSDGGRGGKFQLRDILSDEPGMSPLEIWCNESQERYVLAVAADQLPLFDELCKRERAPYAVIGEATEEQHLTLSDSHFDNQPIDMPLDVLLGKTPKMTRDVQTLKAKGDALNRSEISIADAVNRVLHLPTVAEKTFLVTIGDRTVTGMVARDQMVGPWQIPVANCAVTTASLDSYYGEAMSLGERAPVALLDFSASARLAVGEALTNIAATQIGDIKRIKLSANWMAAAGHPGEDAGLYEAVKAVGEELCPALGLTIPVGKDSMSMKTRWQEGNEQREMTSPLSLVITAFARVEDVRHTITPQLSTEDNALLLIDLGLGHNALGATALAQVYRQLGDKPADVRNVAQLKGFYDAIQALVAQRKLLAYHDRSDGGLLVTLAEMAFTGHCGIEADIHSLGEDRLAALFNEELGAVIQVRAGDREAVEALLAQHGLADCVHYLGKAVQGDRFVVEADGHAVFSESRTTMRMWWAETTWQMQRLRDNPECADQEHDAKTNDADPGLNVKLTFDINDDVAAPYIATGARPKVAVLREQGVNSHVEMAAAFHRAGFDAIDVHMSDLLGGRIGLGNFQALVACGGFSYGDVLGAGEGWAKSILFNNRVRDEFETFFHRPQTLALGVCNGCQMMSNLRELIPGSDLWPRFVRNHSDRFEARFSLVEVTQSPSLLLADMVGSMMPIAVSHGEGRVEVRDGAHLAQLESKGLVALRYVDNFGKVTEAYPANPNGSPNGITAVTTENGRVTIMMPHPERVFRTVSNSWHPENWGEDSPWMRIFRNARKQLG; translated from the coding sequence ATGATGGAAATTCTGCGTGGTTCACCTGCACTGTCTGCATTCCGTATTAACAAACTGCTGGCACGTTTTCAGGCTGCCAACCTCCAGGTCCACAATATTTACGCCGAGTACGTCCATTTTGCCGATCTGAATGCACCGTTAAATGAAGATGAGCACGCGCAGCTTGCACGCCTGCTGAAATATGGTCCTGCTCTGCAAAGCCACGCCCCGGAAGGAAAACTGCTGCTGGTTACGCCTCGCCCTGGCACCATCTCCCCGTGGTCTTCTAAAGCGACTGATATTGCCCACAACTGCGGTCTGCATCAGATTAGCCGCCTGGAACGTGGCATTGCCTGGTATGTAGAAGCCTCTACACTGACCGCTGAGCAATGGCAGATGGTGGCCGACGAACTGCACGACCGAATGATGGAAACGGTTTTCTCTGCGCTGAACGATGCCGAAAAACTGTTTGTCCATCACCAACCGGCGCCGGTCTCCAGCGTTGATCTACTGGGTGAGGGACGTCAGGCGCTGATCGACGCTAACCTGCGTCTGGGTCTGGCGCTGGCGGAAGACGAAATTGACTATCTGCAGGATGCGTTCACCAAACTGGGGCGCAACCCGAACGACATTGAACTGTACATGTTTGCGCAGGCCAACTCCGAGCACTGCCGCCACAAGATTTTTAACGCCGACTGGGTTATCGACGGTAAACAACAGCCTAAGTCGCTGTTCAAGATGATCAAGAATACCTTCGAAACCACGCCGGACCACGTGCTGTCTGCCTATAAAGACAACGCCGCGGTAATGGAAGGTTCTGAAGTGGGCCGCTATTTTGCCGATCACAAAACCGGCCGCTACGATTTCCATCAGGAACCAGCCCACATCCTGATGAAGGTAGAAACTCATAACCACCCGACGGCTATCTCTCCGTGGCCAGGTGCGGCAACCGGCTCCGGCGGAGAAATCCGCGATGAGGGTGCAACCGGTCGTGGTGCAAAACCGAAAGCCGGGCTGGTAGGCTTCTCCGTCTCCAACCTGCGTATTCCTGGCTTTGAACAGCCTTGGGAAGAGGACTTTGGTAAGCCGGATCGTATTGTCACCGCGCTCGACATCATGACTGAAGGCCCGCTGGGCGGCGCGGCGTTTAACAACGAATTTGGTCGCCCGGCGCTGACCGGCTACTTCCGTACCTATGAAGAAAAGGTCAACAGCCATAACGGCGAAGAGCTGCGCGGTTACCATAAACCGATCATGCTGGCAGGCGGGATCGGTAACATCCGTGCCGATCACGTGCAGAAGGGCGAGATCGTCGTTGGCGCCAAGCTGATCGTCCTCGGCGGCCCGGCGATGAACATTGGCCTTGGTGGCGGGGCAGCCTCCTCTATGGCTTCCGGCCAGTCTGATGCCGATCTTGATTTCGCTTCTGTACAGCGTGACAACCCGGAAATGGAACGTCGTTGCCAGGAAGTTATCGACCGTTGCTGGCAGATGGGTGATGCGAACCCAATTCTGTTTATCCATGACGTTGGCGCGGGTGGCCTGTCTAACGCCATGCCGGAGCTGGTAAGCGATGGCGGTCGCGGCGGTAAGTTCCAGCTGCGCGATATCCTCAGCGATGAGCCGGGTATGAGCCCGCTGGAAATCTGGTGTAACGAGTCACAGGAGCGCTACGTGCTGGCGGTTGCTGCTGACCAGCTTCCGCTGTTCGATGAGCTGTGTAAGCGTGAACGCGCGCCGTACGCGGTCATCGGTGAAGCTACCGAAGAACAGCATCTGACCTTGAGCGACAGCCACTTCGACAACCAGCCGATCGACATGCCACTCGATGTGCTGCTGGGTAAAACACCGAAAATGACCCGCGATGTGCAGACGCTGAAAGCCAAAGGCGATGCCCTGAATCGTAGTGAAATCTCGATTGCAGATGCGGTTAACCGCGTGCTGCATCTGCCAACTGTCGCGGAGAAAACGTTCCTCGTGACTATCGGTGACCGTACCGTTACCGGTATGGTGGCGCGTGACCAGATGGTTGGTCCATGGCAGATCCCGGTCGCCAACTGCGCGGTCACTACCGCAAGCCTCGATAGCTACTACGGCGAAGCGATGTCTCTCGGCGAGCGCGCGCCAGTCGCATTGCTCGACTTCTCAGCCTCTGCGCGTCTGGCTGTAGGTGAGGCGCTGACCAACATTGCGGCAACGCAGATTGGCGATATCAAACGCATTAAACTGTCGGCCAACTGGATGGCGGCTGCAGGTCACCCTGGCGAAGACGCCGGACTGTACGAAGCGGTAAAAGCCGTTGGGGAAGAATTATGTCCGGCGCTTGGCCTGACCATTCCGGTGGGCAAAGACTCTATGTCGATGAAAACCCGCTGGCAGGAAGGCAACGAACAGCGTGAAATGACCTCGCCGCTATCGCTGGTGATCACCGCCTTTGCCCGCGTGGAAGATGTGCGCCACACCATTACCCCGCAGCTTTCTACTGAAGATAACGCCCTGTTGCTGATTGACCTTGGTCTGGGTCACAACGCGCTTGGTGCGACGGCGCTGGCGCAGGTTTACCGTCAACTGGGGGATAAGCCTGCCGATGTGCGTAACGTAGCGCAACTGAAAGGCTTCTACGACGCCATTCAGGCGCTGGTCGCACAACGTAAGCTGCTGGCCTACCACGATCGCTCCGACGGTGGCTTGCTGGTGACGCTGGCGGAAATGGCCTTCACTGGTCACTGCGGTATTGAAGCTGATATCCACTCTCTGGGGGAAGATCGTCTGGCGGCGCTGTTTAACGAAGAGCTGGGCGCGGTGATTCAGGTTCGCGCAGGTGATCGTGAAGCGGTTGAGGCGTTGCTGGCTCAACATGGCCTGGCCGATTGCGTGCACTATCTGGGGAAAGCCGTGCAGGGCGACCGCTTCGTGGTCGAAGCAGATGGTCATGCGGTGTTCAGCGAAAGTCGCACCACGATGCGTATGTGGTGGGCGGAAACCACCTGGCAGATGCAACGTCTGCGCGATAACCCGGAATGCGCCGATCAGGAACACGACGCTAAAACCAACGATGCCGATCCGGGTCTCAACGTCAAACTGACGTTCGATATTAACGACGATGTTGCCGCGCCGTATATCGCCACCGGTGCGCGTCCGAAAGTGGCCGTGCTGCGCGAGCAGGGCGTTAACTCCCACGTCGAAATGGCGGCAGCTTTCCACCGTGCGGGCTTTGACGCCATCGATGTACACATGAGCGATCTGCTGGGGGGACGCATCGGCTTGGGTAACTTCCAGGCGCTGGTAGCCTGCGGCGGCTTCTCTTACGGCGATGTACTCGGCGCAGGGGAAGGTTGGGCGAAGTCAATTTTGTTCAACAACCGCGTGCGTGATGAGTTCGAAACCTTCTTCCATCGCCCGCAAACCCTGGCGCTCGGGGTGTGTAACGGTTGCCAGATGATGTCTAACCTGCGTGAGCTAATCCCAGGAAGCGACCTGTGGCCGCGCTTTGTGCGTAACCACTCCGACCGCTTTGAAGCCCGCTTCAGCCTGGTCGAAGTGACGCAAAGCCCGTCCTTACTGCTTGCCGATATGGTGGGGTCGATGATGCCGATTGCCGTTTCTCACGGTGAAGGTCGTGTGGAAGTGCGTGACGGTGCGCATCTGGCTCAGCTTGAGAGCAAAGGTCTGGTGGCACTGCGCTACGTCGATAACTTCGGTAAGGTGACCGAGGCTTACCCGGCTAACCCGAACGGTTCGCCGAATGGTATTACTGCTGTGACCACTGAAAATGGTCGCGTCACCATTATGATGCCGCACCCAGAACGTGTGTTCCGTACCGTGAGCAACTCCTGGCACCCGGAAAATTGGGGCGAGGACAGCCCGTGGATGCGTATCTTCCGCAACGCGCGTAAACAGCTTGGATAA
- a CDS encoding PTS transporter subunit EIIC — translation MDKTVVLASDILLGVGGEKNILRLENCMTRVRVEVQDDGQLDIPRLRQLPGVSGYVKQGAQHQIIVGPGKAAKVVDAMRSLIADGGERAGANDIERTKSDAKAKYKAPMSDALRKLANVFIPLIPAFIASGLITGIINILKRPDIVGDFATHYPNMLGLMGIFGSAVFAIMNILVGVNTAKVFGGSLAMGGVMAGILSSPQLAQITLFGEALQPGRGGVIAVLLVVVLMCWIERKFRELLPESLELILNPLLTTIITGVIAIVALQPLGGWISESIAHGASWAIDRGGFLVGAVLAGTFLPLVLTGLHQGLVPIHVELVQAHGYNALFPILAMAGVGQIGAAIAVLMKTRNARLKKVIKGALPVGLLGIGEPLIFGVTLPLGKPFIGACLGGAVGGALISYWKVATVITFGISGLPLALTIVAGKVMFYLLGYLVAVIAGFLFTWLLGFTDPEE, via the coding sequence ATGGATAAGACGGTGGTGCTGGCCAGCGATATTCTACTGGGCGTTGGTGGAGAGAAAAATATTCTGCGCCTGGAAAACTGTATGACCCGCGTCAGGGTTGAAGTTCAGGATGATGGACAGCTCGATATCCCTCGTCTCAGGCAACTGCCCGGTGTCAGCGGCTACGTGAAGCAGGGCGCGCAACACCAAATTATTGTCGGCCCCGGTAAAGCGGCCAAAGTGGTGGATGCCATGCGTTCCCTGATTGCCGATGGCGGCGAGCGAGCTGGTGCCAATGATATCGAGCGCACAAAGTCAGATGCCAAAGCGAAGTACAAAGCGCCGATGAGCGATGCGCTGCGCAAGCTGGCGAACGTCTTTATCCCTCTTATTCCGGCGTTTATCGCCTCTGGTTTGATTACCGGCATTATTAACATCCTTAAGCGCCCGGACATCGTGGGGGATTTTGCGACCCACTATCCGAATATGCTGGGGTTGATGGGCATATTTGGCAGCGCCGTGTTTGCCATTATGAATATTCTGGTCGGGGTGAATACCGCCAAAGTTTTCGGTGGTTCCCTGGCGATGGGCGGGGTGATGGCGGGGATTCTCTCCAGCCCGCAACTGGCACAAATCACGCTGTTTGGCGAAGCGTTGCAGCCGGGGCGCGGCGGAGTGATCGCGGTACTGCTGGTGGTGGTGTTGATGTGTTGGATCGAACGCAAATTCCGCGAGCTGTTGCCAGAATCACTGGAGCTTATCCTTAATCCGCTGCTGACTACCATCATTACCGGCGTAATCGCGATTGTGGCGCTGCAACCGCTTGGCGGCTGGATTTCTGAGTCTATTGCTCACGGCGCATCCTGGGCTATCGATCGCGGCGGTTTTCTGGTCGGTGCCGTGCTGGCAGGAACCTTCCTGCCGTTGGTGCTCACTGGACTTCATCAGGGATTGGTGCCCATCCATGTTGAGCTGGTTCAGGCACACGGTTATAACGCGCTCTTTCCGATCCTGGCGATGGCGGGCGTTGGGCAAATAGGTGCTGCGATCGCGGTTCTGATGAAAACCCGAAATGCGCGGTTAAAAAAAGTAATCAAAGGTGCACTGCCTGTCGGACTGCTGGGTATAGGCGAGCCGCTGATTTTTGGCGTAACGCTGCCGTTGGGTAAGCCGTTTATCGGTGCATGTCTTGGCGGCGCGGTAGGTGGAGCGCTGATTAGCTACTGGAAGGTGGCGACGGTCATCACGTTTGGCATCTCCGGATTACCGCTGGCACTGACGATTGTTGCCGGAAAAGTGATGTTCTATCTGTTAGGCTATCTGGTAGCAGTTATCGCCGGGTTCCTGTTTACCTGGCTATTGGGATTCACTGATCCAGAGGAATAA
- the mltF gene encoding membrane-bound lytic murein transglycosylase MltF, with product MKKLKINYLFIGILTLLLAAALWPSIPWFGKAENRIAAIQSRGELRVSTIDSPLTYATLNGKKFGLDYELAQEFADYLGVKLKVTVRQNISQLFDDLDNGNADLLAAGLVYNSERVKNYQPGPTYYSVSQQLVYRVGQYRPRTLATVNESQLTIAPGHVVVNDLQQLKEKKFPDLSWKVDDKKGTTELLDDVIAGKLDYTIADSVAISLYQRVHPELAVALDVSDEQPVTWFSRLDDDNTLSAALLDFFNTMNEDGSLARLEEKYLGHGDDFDYVDTRTFLRAVDSVLPDLKPLFEKYAQEIDWRLLAAISYQESHWDAQATSPTGVRGLMMLTKNTAQSLGLTDRTDAEQSISGGARYLQDMMSKVPDTVPEGERIWFALAAYNMGYAHMLDARALTVKTKGNPNSWSDVKQRLPLLSQKPYYNKLTYGYARGHEAYAYVENIRKYQISLVGYLQEKEKQAQETQQLAQDYPAVSPAELLGKDKFPLSAFLTQTSSNYLSHSPSLLFSAQKKEDQ from the coding sequence TTGAAAAAATTAAAGATTAATTATCTGTTCATCGGCATATTGACGCTGTTGTTGGCAGCGGCCCTTTGGCCATCTATTCCCTGGTTCGGTAAAGCCGAAAATCGTATCGCCGCCATTCAGTCGCGGGGAGAGCTGCGCGTCAGTACCATCGACTCGCCGTTAACTTACGCGACCCTCAACGGCAAAAAATTCGGCCTGGATTATGAACTGGCCCAGGAATTTGCCGACTACTTAGGCGTGAAGTTAAAAGTTACCGTACGCCAGAACATCAGCCAGCTTTTTGACGACCTGGATAACGGCAATGCCGACCTGTTAGCCGCAGGCCTGGTCTATAACAGCGAGCGGGTGAAAAATTACCAGCCGGGCCCGACCTATTATTCGGTTTCACAACAGCTGGTGTACCGGGTTGGGCAATATCGCCCGCGCACGCTTGCCACCGTGAACGAAAGCCAACTGACTATCGCCCCGGGGCACGTGGTGGTTAACGACCTCCAGCAGCTAAAAGAGAAAAAATTTCCCGATCTGAGCTGGAAAGTTGATGACAAAAAGGGCACCACCGAATTGCTCGATGATGTAATCGCCGGAAAGCTGGATTACACCATTGCAGATTCTGTCGCCATCAGCTTATACCAACGCGTGCATCCTGAGCTGGCCGTGGCGCTGGACGTCTCTGACGAACAGCCGGTGACCTGGTTTAGTCGTCTGGACGATGACAACACGCTGTCTGCCGCCTTGTTGGATTTCTTTAACACCATGAATGAAGACGGTTCTCTGGCACGGCTGGAAGAGAAATATCTCGGGCATGGCGATGATTTTGACTATGTCGATACCCGCACCTTTTTGCGCGCCGTAGACAGCGTGTTGCCGGACCTTAAGCCGCTGTTTGAGAAGTATGCGCAGGAGATAGACTGGCGACTGCTCGCCGCAATATCCTATCAGGAGTCGCACTGGGACGCGCAGGCTACATCCCCGACCGGCGTACGCGGACTGATGATGCTGACCAAAAATACTGCTCAGAGTCTCGGGCTGACCGACCGTACCGATGCCGAACAGAGTATCAGCGGCGGCGCGCGATACTTGCAGGATATGATGAGTAAAGTACCGGATACCGTCCCCGAAGGAGAACGCATCTGGTTTGCCCTTGCAGCCTATAACATGGGTTATGCGCACATGCTTGATGCGCGGGCGCTAACGGTGAAAACCAAAGGCAATCCGAACAGTTGGTCCGACGTAAAACAGCGGCTACCGCTGCTCAGCCAAAAGCCGTATTACAACAAGCTGACCTATGGCTATGCGCGTGGCCACGAAGCTTACGCCTATGTGGAAAATATCCGTAAGTACCAGATTAGCCTGGTGGGGTATCTGCAGGAGAAAGAAAAACAGGCGCAGGAAACGCAGCAACTGGCTCAGGATTACCCGGCGGTGTCGCCGGCTGAGCTGTTGGGTAAAGATAAATTTCCGCTTTCAGCCTTTCTGACTCAGACGTCGTCAAACTACCTGTCGCACTCCCCTTCCCTGCTATTTTCGGCACAAAAGAAAGAGGACCAGTAG
- the tadA gene encoding tRNA adenosine(34) deaminase TadA, with the protein MRHALTLAKRAWDEREVPVGAVLVHNNRVIGEGWNRPIGHHDPTAHAEIMALRQGGLVLQNYRLLDATLYVTLEPCVMCAGAMVHSRIGRVVFGARDAKTGAAGSLMDVLHHPGMNHRVEVTEGVLRDECATLLSDFFRMRRQEIKALKKSANQ; encoded by the coding sequence ATGCGTCATGCTTTAACGCTGGCTAAGCGCGCCTGGGATGAGCGTGAAGTCCCGGTGGGTGCGGTATTGGTACATAACAACCGAGTGATTGGCGAAGGCTGGAACCGCCCGATAGGTCATCATGATCCGACTGCCCACGCTGAGATTATGGCGCTGCGTCAGGGCGGCCTGGTGCTGCAAAACTACCGTCTGTTAGATGCCACGCTGTACGTCACTCTGGAGCCGTGCGTGATGTGCGCAGGCGCGATGGTGCATAGCCGTATCGGTCGGGTCGTTTTTGGTGCACGCGATGCGAAAACGGGCGCTGCCGGGTCATTAATGGATGTGCTGCATCACCCTGGGATGAATCATCGGGTTGAAGTGACAGAGGGGGTCCTGCGGGATGAATGTGCCACGTTGCTCAGTGATTTCTTTCGCATGCGTCGGCAGGAAATCAAGGCCCTGAAAAAATCCGCTAATCAGTAA
- a CDS encoding MurR/RpiR family transcriptional regulator: protein MNCLIRIRQRYPDLAQSDKKLADYLLSQPDTARHLSSQQLAAEAGVSQSSVVKFAQKMGFKGFPALKLAISEALASNPNPHSIPVHNQIRGDDPMRLVGEKLIQENVAAMHATLDVNSEEKLMESVTMLRSARRIIVTGIGASGLVAQNFAWKLLKIGFNAVVERDMHALLATVQALSPNDLLLAISYTGERRELNLAADETLRTGAKILAITGFTPNALQQRASHCLYTIAEEQATRSAAISSTHAQMMLTDLLFMALVQQDLEHAPERIRHSEALVKKLV, encoded by the coding sequence ATGAACTGTTTAATTCGCATTCGTCAGCGTTACCCGGACCTCGCGCAAAGCGATAAAAAATTGGCAGATTATCTCCTTTCCCAGCCGGATACTGCGCGTCATCTCAGTTCGCAGCAGTTGGCCGCGGAGGCGGGCGTCAGCCAGTCCAGCGTGGTGAAGTTCGCGCAAAAGATGGGTTTTAAAGGATTTCCTGCACTCAAACTGGCGATCAGCGAAGCGCTGGCCAGCAATCCCAACCCCCATTCCATTCCGGTACATAATCAGATTCGCGGTGACGATCCTATGCGTCTGGTGGGGGAAAAGTTGATTCAGGAGAACGTGGCGGCGATGCATGCGACGCTGGACGTCAACAGCGAAGAGAAACTGATGGAGAGCGTCACAATGCTGCGTTCAGCCCGACGCATTATCGTGACCGGGATTGGCGCATCGGGTCTGGTGGCACAGAATTTTGCCTGGAAGTTGCTGAAGATTGGTTTTAACGCGGTGGTGGAACGCGATATGCACGCCCTGCTGGCGACGGTGCAAGCCCTTTCGCCCAACGATCTGCTGCTGGCCATTTCGTATACCGGAGAGCGCCGCGAGCTCAACCTGGCTGCAGATGAAACGTTGCGCACCGGCGCGAAAATCCTCGCCATCACTGGATTTACACCGAACGCCCTGCAGCAACGGGCAAGTCATTGTCTGTACACGATTGCCGAGGAGCAGGCCACGCGCAGCGCAGCGATTTCCTCCACTCATGCGCAAATGATGCTCACTGATTTACTGTTTATGGCGCTGGTGCAGCAGGATCTGGAGCATGCTCCGGAACGTATTCGCCACAGCGAAGCTCTGGTAAAAAAACTGGTCTGA
- the murQ gene encoding N-acetylmuramic acid 6-phosphate etherase, producing MNLGALVSETRNPQTMDLDALSTLELVHRFNQQDTLVAEAVKATLPQVACAVDAAANALKAGGRIIYMGAGTSGRLGVLDASECPPTFGVPHGLVVGLIAGGPGALLKAVEGAEDNPQLGEDDLCALNLTAQDLVVGLAASGRTPYVIGGLKYARSVGCTTVAISCNPDSPIAHEADIAISPVVGPEALTGSTRLKSGTAQKLVLNMISTGAMVKFGKVYQNLMVDMQATNVKLVDRACRMVVEATGIAREQAQALLKQTDFDVKPAILMALTGLDAAAAREKLAAHQGFLRAALEH from the coding sequence ATGAATCTCGGTGCATTAGTTTCAGAAACCCGCAATCCACAGACCATGGACCTGGATGCGCTCTCCACGCTGGAGTTGGTTCATCGTTTTAATCAACAGGATACGCTGGTAGCCGAAGCAGTAAAAGCAACTCTGCCTCAAGTTGCGTGTGCGGTTGATGCGGCAGCTAACGCGCTAAAAGCAGGTGGTCGCATTATTTACATGGGAGCGGGGACCAGCGGGCGTCTCGGGGTACTGGATGCGTCTGAATGCCCACCGACCTTCGGCGTTCCGCACGGTCTGGTGGTTGGGTTGATTGCCGGGGGGCCGGGCGCGCTGCTGAAGGCGGTTGAGGGTGCGGAAGATAACCCACAGTTAGGTGAAGACGATCTGTGTGCGCTCAATCTTACCGCGCAGGATCTGGTGGTGGGGCTGGCAGCATCTGGTCGCACGCCGTATGTAATTGGTGGGCTGAAATATGCGCGTTCGGTGGGCTGTACGACGGTGGCTATTTCTTGCAATCCGGATTCCCCTATCGCGCATGAAGCGGATATTGCCATTTCTCCTGTAGTGGGGCCAGAGGCGCTGACCGGGTCAACACGACTGAAATCCGGCACCGCGCAAAAGCTGGTGCTCAATATGATCTCCACCGGAGCGATGGTGAAGTTCGGTAAGGTTTATCAGAACCTGATGGTGGACATGCAGGCAACCAACGTCAAACTGGTCGATCGGGCGTGCCGTATGGTGGTTGAAGCCACGGGAATTGCGCGTGAACAGGCGCAAGCGCTGCTAAAGCAGACTGATTTTGACGTTAAGCCAGCTATTTTAATGGCGCTCACCGGCCTTGACGCCGCTGCCGCCCGCGAAAAGCTTGCCGCTCACCAGGGTTTTTTACGCGCGGCGTTAGAACACTAA
- the yfhb gene encoding phosphatidylglycerophosphatase C — protein MTNHQRRVVFFDLDGTLHQQDMFGSFIRYLLRRQPLNALLVLPLLPVIALALLIQGRAARWPMSLLLWGCTFGRSEARLKAHQADFVRWFRSNVTAFPLVQQRLTTYLLSSDADIWLITGSPQSLVEQVYFDTPWLPRVNLIASKMARGYGGWVLTLRCLGHEKVTQLERQIGAPLSLYSGYSDSKQDNPLLSFCQHRWRVTPRGELQQLE, from the coding sequence TTGACCAATCACCAGCGCCGCGTTGTCTTTTTTGATTTGGATGGCACGTTACACCAGCAGGATATGTTCGGTAGTTTTATTCGTTATCTGCTGCGTCGCCAGCCGCTGAACGCGTTGCTGGTGCTGCCTCTGCTACCGGTGATTGCGCTGGCATTGCTAATACAAGGGCGCGCCGCCCGCTGGCCAATGAGCCTGCTGTTATGGGGATGCACTTTTGGTCGCAGCGAGGCGCGTCTGAAAGCGCATCAGGCCGACTTTGTGCGTTGGTTTCGCAGTAACGTGACAGCATTTCCGCTCGTGCAGCAGCGGCTGACAACCTACCTGTTAAGCTCTGACGCTGACATCTGGCTTATCACCGGCTCTCCGCAGTCGTTGGTCGAGCAGGTTTACTTTGATACTCCGTGGTTACCGCGAGTCAATCTGATCGCCAGCAAAATGGCGCGGGGATACGGCGGCTGGGTGCTGACTCTGCGCTGTCTGGGCCATGAGAAAGTGACGCAACTGGAGCGGCAGATTGGCGCACCGTTGTCTCTCTACAGCGGCTACAGCGACAGTAAGCAGGATAATCCGTTACTCTCTTTTTGCCAGCATCGCTGGCGCGTCACGCCGCGCGGAGAGCTGCAACAACTCGAATAG